A section of the Rhizobium sp. SSA_523 genome encodes:
- a CDS encoding circadian clock KaiB family protein, translating to MTGIEPTQPTKLILYIAGQTPKSRAAIENLRRICEEHLPGKYVVEVVDLRQQPQLAREHNIVAIPTLVRELPTPIRKIIGDLSDSEKVLVHLQVSE from the coding sequence ATGACCGGTATCGAGCCCACCCAACCCACCAAGCTGATCCTCTACATTGCCGGCCAGACCCCGAAGTCGCGGGCGGCCATCGAGAACCTGCGCCGTATTTGTGAGGAACACCTTCCCGGCAAGTATGTTGTGGAGGTAGTCGATCTGCGTCAGCAGCCCCAACTGGCACGGGAGCACAATATTGTTGCGATCCCGACGCTCGTCCGGGAACTGCCGACGCCGATCCGCAAGATCATCGGGGATCTGTCGGATTCCGAGAAGGTTCTTGTGCATCTCCAGGTCAGCGAGTAG
- a CDS encoding sensor histidine kinase gives MHSQPGTSADRATLELQRRLEEAEETLRAIREGEVDALVMRNPQDEDEVFTLEGGTESYRAFMEVMEIGAAAFDVSGRLIYANKALLMLLGMREATLDTDIFQSLGKAQRSAIADAIHMGLNAKVSREMVLNRPDGEHHVQLSASPLTLGLSRGVAVTFTDITARIQALAALESERAAHAVIASANEAVIVCDVNGIITHANAAVEGVTAQNPIGLPFSTAIPIVVPDATGLVEGNEFVSLAISGSAVQGIEAHAPQAPRIKDLLISAAPLRLGERIAGCVVTMVDLSQRKALEKRQLLLMGELDHRVKNTLALVLSIAKRTGTPDGTVESFKKAFASRIQALAATHNILAERSWDSVALREIVRVELEPYLGEQHARLQLTGQDFRVKPQAAISLGLILHELAANAAKYGALSSLDGHVDVTIHDNAEGGASLEWKEQGGPPVFPPTRAGFGQTVITRSMQYAADGGAEMRYDPDGVWCVIRIPATEITRMAG, from the coding sequence ATGCATTCACAACCCGGAACTTCGGCAGATCGTGCCACTCTCGAGCTCCAGCGGCGGCTTGAAGAGGCGGAAGAGACCCTGCGCGCCATTCGTGAAGGCGAAGTGGATGCGCTCGTCATGCGTAATCCGCAGGACGAGGACGAGGTTTTCACGCTTGAGGGCGGCACGGAATCCTATCGCGCCTTCATGGAGGTTATGGAGATCGGCGCGGCTGCCTTCGATGTCTCCGGTCGGCTGATCTATGCCAACAAGGCCCTCCTGATGCTCCTCGGCATGCGCGAGGCCACCCTCGACACCGATATTTTCCAAAGTCTCGGAAAGGCCCAGCGTAGCGCCATAGCCGATGCCATCCATATGGGGCTGAATGCCAAGGTATCGCGGGAAATGGTGCTGAACCGCCCGGATGGCGAGCACCATGTCCAACTCTCGGCCTCGCCGCTGACGCTCGGCCTCAGCCGCGGCGTCGCCGTGACCTTCACCGATATCACCGCGCGCATCCAGGCGCTGGCGGCGCTGGAATCCGAGCGCGCCGCGCATGCGGTGATCGCCTCCGCCAACGAGGCGGTGATCGTCTGCGATGTGAACGGCATCATCACCCATGCCAATGCAGCGGTGGAAGGCGTCACCGCGCAAAACCCGATCGGCCTGCCTTTCAGCACGGCGATCCCGATCGTAGTGCCGGACGCAACCGGTCTCGTCGAGGGCAATGAATTCGTCTCGCTTGCCATTTCCGGCAGCGCCGTCCAGGGCATCGAGGCGCATGCGCCGCAGGCGCCGCGCATCAAGGACCTGCTGATCAGCGCTGCCCCGCTCCGGCTAGGAGAACGGATTGCCGGCTGCGTGGTCACCATGGTCGACCTGTCGCAGCGCAAGGCGCTCGAAAAGCGGCAATTGCTGCTGATGGGCGAGCTCGACCACCGGGTCAAGAACACGCTGGCCCTGGTCCTGTCGATCGCCAAGCGCACCGGCACGCCGGACGGAACCGTCGAAAGCTTCAAGAAGGCCTTTGCCAGCCGAATCCAGGCTTTGGCCGCAACCCATAATATTCTTGCGGAGCGCTCCTGGGATTCCGTCGCCCTGCGCGAGATCGTCAGGGTGGAGCTCGAACCCTATCTCGGCGAACAGCATGCCCGCCTGCAGCTGACCGGCCAGGACTTCCGCGTCAAGCCGCAGGCCGCCATTTCGCTCGGCCTGATCCTGCACGAACTCGCCGCCAATGCCGCCAAATATGGCGCGCTGTCCAGCCTGGACGGGCATGTCGACGTCACCATCCACGACAACGCCGAGGGCGGCGCGAGTCTGGAATGGAAGGAACAGGGCGGCCCGCCAGTCTTTCCCCCGACGCGGGCAGGTTTCGGCCAGACGGTCATCACCCGAAGCATGCAATATGCCGCCGATGGCGGTGCGGAAATGCGCTATGATCCGGATGGCGTCTGGTGCGTCATCCGCATTCCCGCCACCGAGATCACCCGCATGGCGGGCTGA
- a CDS encoding D-alanine--D-alanine ligase family protein: MDHISVGVLYGGQSAEHDVSMMSAANVMKAMDRARYRVVPIAIGRDGCWWLHDDHESASVPQPGSGVQVALVPGGKGRLVAVDAAAAGALALPHLDLLFPVLHGRFGEDGTVQGYAETAGLAYAGCNLFGSAAAMDKVMAKRLLREAGVPVARALTLSEPDAPGADALEAQFGYPFFVKPARQGSSFGVSRVDGRQAVAPALAKAFEFDGKVLVEEFLKGREIECAVLEHADGQLTVSPPGEIVTSARHDFYNYEAKYFDPDGALIVIPAKVSDDIVEEAKALAAKAFRALGCDGLARVDFFLLDDGRLLVNEVNTMPGCTNRSMYPLALETCSIGYSAWIDIAIAYGLKRG, from the coding sequence ATGGACCACATCAGCGTGGGTGTCCTTTACGGCGGCCAATCGGCCGAGCACGATGTCTCAATGATGTCGGCGGCCAATGTCATGAAGGCAATGGACCGAGCCCGCTACCGTGTGGTGCCGATCGCCATCGGCCGCGACGGGTGCTGGTGGCTGCATGACGATCATGAGAGTGCCTCCGTGCCACAGCCGGGGTCGGGCGTGCAGGTGGCCCTGGTGCCGGGCGGCAAGGGACGTCTCGTGGCAGTCGATGCGGCCGCCGCCGGTGCGCTCGCTTTGCCGCATCTCGATCTGCTTTTCCCGGTTCTGCATGGGCGCTTCGGCGAGGATGGAACGGTGCAGGGCTATGCCGAAACGGCGGGGCTCGCTTATGCCGGCTGCAATCTGTTCGGCTCGGCCGCGGCAATGGACAAGGTGATGGCCAAGCGTCTGCTGCGTGAGGCGGGTGTGCCTGTGGCGCGGGCGCTGACGCTGAGCGAACCCGACGCGCCTGGCGCGGACGCGCTGGAGGCCCAGTTCGGCTATCCCTTCTTCGTCAAACCTGCACGCCAGGGCTCCTCCTTCGGCGTCTCGCGCGTGGACGGGCGCCAGGCCGTCGCTCCGGCGCTCGCCAAGGCTTTCGAATTCGACGGCAAGGTTCTGGTGGAGGAATTCCTGAAGGGCCGGGAAATCGAATGCGCCGTACTGGAACACGCGGACGGACAGCTGACCGTGTCGCCGCCGGGCGAGATCGTCACCTCGGCGCGGCATGACTTCTACAATTACGAGGCCAAATATTTTGATCCGGACGGCGCCTTGATCGTCATTCCGGCGAAGGTTTCGGATGACATCGTCGAAGAGGCCAAAGCGCTGGCGGCGAAGGCGTTCCGGGCGCTCGGGTGCGACGGGCTGGCGCGCGTCGACTTCTTCCTGCTGGACGATGGCCGGCTGCTGGTCAACGAGGTGAACACAATGCCGGGCTGCACCAATCGCAGCATGTATCCGCTGGCGCTCGAGACCTGCTCCATCGGCTATTCGGCCTGGATCGACATCGCCATCGCTTACGGTCTGAAGCGCGGCTGA
- a CDS encoding extensin family protein has protein sequence MAYAFSARRAIACLMMTTVMTGCTADGLVPPAPVDRGMRVSAIPAQPGNAGLAGNVGGDAGNQSYSANPYPGNSYPANSDPAQAAPGNMPATQQSMAMTRRLPMIDSDEALGLSPQDAPAQTRVLGAPPSALGTLTYSANGVNIDSELGIDEEAAAPVVGLAEEQDAAIAEGRVSQPVVDGIGTDNPVALGGQAGARAGQQMSGAGPAQGLEPISAPVAPMPPQGKRLAQDRRAEPGMAARWDDQSRVTPPSRPEPEPQQVAMLMPNKPGAAPMSPRMNEPMPASEAACRRELKRLGVQFTDKPPINDGPSCGIDFPVSLSGLSGNISVKPAVTLNCQTTLAFAKWVKNELAPSARIRYLTGIRSIRPMGGYSCRRMNNSRQKYNPMSEHARGNAIDIGRFTLKDGHEIDIRKKGFFSFREGGLLKAVRSDSCKYFNTVLGPGSNAEHWNHFHFDLRRRASGNRYCS, from the coding sequence ATGGCGTATGCTTTTTCCGCGCGGCGGGCGATTGCCTGTCTGATGATGACAACGGTGATGACCGGCTGCACGGCGGATGGTTTGGTGCCGCCGGCGCCGGTCGACCGGGGCATGCGGGTCTCGGCCATTCCTGCGCAGCCGGGCAATGCCGGCCTGGCCGGGAATGTCGGCGGCGATGCCGGCAACCAGTCCTATTCGGCCAATCCCTATCCGGGAAATTCCTATCCGGCAAATTCCGATCCGGCACAGGCCGCACCCGGCAATATGCCGGCGACGCAGCAGAGCATGGCGATGACCAGGCGACTGCCGATGATCGATAGTGATGAGGCGCTCGGCCTTTCGCCGCAAGACGCGCCGGCTCAGACGCGCGTTCTGGGAGCGCCGCCGAGCGCGCTCGGGACTCTCACCTACTCCGCCAATGGCGTGAACATCGATTCCGAACTGGGCATAGACGAAGAGGCCGCGGCGCCGGTCGTCGGCCTTGCGGAAGAACAGGATGCCGCCATAGCCGAGGGCCGCGTCAGTCAGCCCGTGGTAGACGGCATAGGCACGGACAATCCGGTGGCTCTCGGTGGCCAGGCCGGAGCCAGAGCCGGGCAGCAAATGTCGGGCGCTGGGCCGGCGCAAGGGCTGGAACCGATTTCCGCGCCGGTCGCCCCCATGCCGCCACAGGGCAAGCGCCTGGCGCAGGATCGCCGTGCGGAGCCGGGCATGGCGGCGCGCTGGGACGACCAGTCGCGGGTCACCCCGCCCAGCCGTCCGGAGCCGGAGCCGCAGCAGGTGGCCATGCTGATGCCGAACAAGCCGGGCGCGGCGCCCATGAGCCCCCGGATGAACGAGCCTATGCCCGCTTCCGAGGCGGCGTGCCGGCGCGAGCTAAAGCGCCTGGGCGTCCAGTTCACCGACAAGCCCCCCATCAATGATGGACCGAGTTGCGGCATTGATTTTCCCGTCTCGCTGAGCGGCCTCTCGGGCAATATCTCCGTCAAGCCTGCCGTCACGCTGAACTGCCAGACGACGCTGGCCTTTGCCAAATGGGTCAAGAACGAGTTGGCGCCATCGGCGCGCATCCGCTACCTGACCGGTATCCGTTCGATCCGGCCGATGGGTGGCTACTCCTGCCGCCGGATGAACAATAGTCGGCAGAAATACAATCCGATGTCGGAGCATGCGCGCGGCAATGCCATTGATATCGGCCGCTTCACGCTGAAGGACGGTCACGAGATCGACATTCGCAAGAAGGGCTTCTTCTCCTTCCGCGAAGGCGGCCTGTTGAAGGCCGTGCGCAGCGACAGCTGCAAATATTTCAATACGGTCCTGGGGCCGGGCAGCAATGCCGAGCACTGGAACCACTTCCATTTCGACCTCAGGCGCCGTGCCTCGGGCAATCGTTATTGCAGTTGA
- a CDS encoding methyl-accepting chemotaxis protein → MKHLRISTRLYLMVALALVVLAGAMTISLLQSYGALEKERKAALAAMDANALSILAMYHAKEKAGTMTRLEAQEAAKSLIGTMRYDGGNGYFWINDMHPRMVMHPVKPELVGADLTQNKDPNGKFLFVEFVKTVKASGQGFVDYDWPKPGADQPVEKYSHVAGFEPWGWIVGTGVYVDDLKALFWQKAMRFAGISAFGLLILAGATFVIVKSITRPIGSLRVSLQRMAAGEADVEVANAGAKDELGDIARSVTVLRDAVNERAELQARDAQQQRAIALDRERTAEDMQHATLRQDRAMRELGQGLEALANGNLSIELGDLGAGYDKVRDDFNRAVASLRSTIKDMAETGQVVSDSAADISDATANLSRRTEQQAAALEQTAAALEEITATVKTASERASEARSMVAETKQSADRSGAIVRDAVTAMGRIEDSSNRIGQIIGVIDEIAFQTNLLALNAGVEAARAGEAGRGFAVVAQEVRELAQRSANAAKEIKSLIHNSSTEVEAGVSLVRTTGDALVEIAQLVERVNAQVEGIATAAREQATGLHEINASVNHMDQMTQQNAAMVEETTASSQTLAEQSRHLRSLLSGFELDRSSGAFGRAA, encoded by the coding sequence TTGAAGCATCTTCGCATTTCCACACGCCTTTATCTTATGGTGGCCCTTGCATTGGTGGTCCTGGCGGGGGCCATGACCATCAGTCTGCTGCAGAGCTATGGCGCCTTGGAAAAGGAACGCAAGGCGGCACTGGCGGCGATGGATGCCAATGCTCTGAGCATATTGGCCATGTATCATGCCAAGGAGAAGGCCGGCACCATGACGCGGCTGGAAGCGCAGGAGGCGGCGAAGAGCCTGATCGGAACCATGCGCTACGATGGCGGCAACGGCTATTTCTGGATCAACGACATGCATCCGCGCATGGTGATGCATCCAGTGAAGCCGGAGCTGGTCGGGGCCGATCTGACCCAGAACAAGGATCCCAACGGCAAGTTTCTCTTCGTCGAATTCGTCAAGACGGTGAAGGCCAGCGGCCAGGGTTTCGTCGACTATGACTGGCCGAAGCCGGGTGCCGATCAACCCGTCGAGAAATATTCGCATGTCGCTGGCTTCGAGCCCTGGGGCTGGATCGTCGGCACCGGCGTCTATGTCGATGACCTGAAGGCTCTCTTCTGGCAGAAGGCGATGCGCTTTGCCGGCATCAGCGCCTTCGGTCTGCTGATCCTGGCCGGCGCCACCTTCGTGATCGTCAAGAGCATTACCCGGCCGATCGGCAGTCTGCGGGTCTCGCTGCAGCGCATGGCGGCCGGAGAGGCCGATGTGGAGGTTGCGAATGCCGGCGCAAAGGACGAACTCGGCGATATTGCCCGCTCGGTGACCGTTCTGCGCGATGCGGTGAACGAGCGCGCCGAGCTGCAGGCGCGGGATGCGCAGCAGCAGCGTGCGATCGCCCTCGATCGCGAGCGCACGGCCGAGGATATGCAGCACGCGACCTTACGCCAGGATCGGGCCATGCGCGAACTCGGCCAGGGGCTGGAGGCGCTGGCCAACGGCAATCTTTCCATCGAGCTTGGCGATCTCGGCGCCGGTTACGACAAGGTCCGCGACGATTTCAACCGCGCCGTGGCGTCCCTGCGGAGCACCATCAAGGACATGGCGGAAACCGGCCAGGTCGTGTCGGACAGCGCGGCCGACATCTCGGATGCGACGGCCAATCTCTCCCGCCGCACGGAGCAGCAGGCCGCCGCGCTCGAACAGACCGCGGCAGCGCTGGAAGAAATCACTGCGACGGTGAAGACGGCCTCCGAACGCGCAAGCGAAGCCCGCAGCATGGTGGCCGAGACGAAGCAGAGCGCGGACCGGTCGGGGGCCATTGTGCGCGATGCCGTCACCGCCATGGGTCGGATCGAGGATTCGTCCAACCGGATCGGCCAGATCATCGGCGTGATCGACGAAATCGCTTTCCAAACCAATCTTCTGGCACTGAATGCCGGGGTCGAGGCGGCACGGGCCGGCGAGGCGGGTCGCGGCTTCGCCGTGGTGGCGCAGGAAGTGCGGGAACTGGCGCAGCGCTCAGCCAATGCGGCGAAGGAGATCAAGTCGCTCATCCACAATTCCTCGACGGAAGTGGAAGCGGGGGTCTCGCTGGTGCGCACGACGGGCGACGCCCTCGTGGAGATCGCCCAGCTCGTTGAGCGGGTGAATGCACAGGTGGAGGGGATTGCCACGGCGGCCCGCGAGCAGGCCACGGGACTGCATGAGATCAATGCTTCCGTCAACCATATGGACCAGATGACGCAACAGAATGCCGCCATGGTGGAGGAGACCACCGCCTCCAGCCAGACGCTGGCCGAGCAGAGCCGGCATTTGCGCAGCCTGCTCTCGGGCTTCGAGCTCGACCGCTCGTCCGGCGCCTTCGGCAGGGCCGCCTGA
- a CDS encoding acyl-CoA thioesterase, translated as MIMQDLPEGELTLRTLAMPGDANPAGDIFGGWVMAQMDLAAGIRAGERAHGRVVTAAVKEMAFQRPVKIGDTLSIYTQLARIGRTSLTLQVEAWVNRARIGKLEKVTEAIFVMVALDDDGKPAAVPAEAD; from the coding sequence ATGATCATGCAAGACCTGCCCGAAGGTGAATTGACCCTGCGAACCCTCGCAATGCCCGGCGACGCCAATCCGGCCGGGGATATCTTCGGCGGATGGGTCATGGCCCAGATGGACCTGGCGGCCGGAATTCGTGCCGGCGAGCGCGCCCATGGCCGGGTCGTGACGGCTGCCGTAAAGGAAATGGCCTTCCAGCGGCCGGTCAAGATCGGCGATACGCTCAGCATCTATACGCAACTGGCCCGGATCGGCCGCACATCACTGACGCTGCAGGTCGAGGCCTGGGTCAATCGCGCGCGCATCGGCAAGCTCGAAAAGGTTACGGAGGCCATTTTCGTGATGGTGGCCCTGGACGATGACGGCAAGCCGGCGGCCGTGCCCGCCGAAGCCGATTGA
- a CDS encoding bifunctional diguanylate cyclase/phosphodiesterase, which yields MREQSASTGEASITTDPISVLELRSAQATIVLQRLPATLLANSLVSLSAYTLATWREADGRSAFLWLCVVLSTLVLRAVTRMVLLRRGLAARNPLLTLVVSTMGSGISGAVWATLPFILPEFRGWGVDGGIYLMVLGTAAGSVLMSVGFRFNALAFAMPCFTSVTISLFLQGSAVGSLLGLNVIALTIILVRGSQISENIFRESIERKREAAAVTQSLQAANHDILEANARLEMLANRDPLTGLANRAAFNEVLRHGIATAGREERRLTLLVIDLDRFKHINDTMGHQVGDELLITFAARLRSSLPTANSFVARLGGDEFAVIISGKDPILEGARAAEIILNQGRTPFLLQGQTCMLGSSVGLATYPDHAETAEELFVSADMALYRSKDQGRGRWRKFDPKLRAAAERQRQIEADIVAAIEAGQVEAWFQPQINLEDDAVIGFEALVRWHHQSLGFISPPEIVQAAYAIHQSERLTGAIADAACRLLLDLPRLGLPEATVAINVSPREFALYSLAELLDGKVARHAIRPELLEVEITEEALLDTVIAGEQLKHLEQSGFALAVDDFGAGHSSLTRLIDLKVDRLKIDRGIITQIAASERNQAIVSALIRLGEALSVEMLAEGVETQADAATLKRLGCRQGQGYLFARPMPQSRIAGWLAERQERAIRKTRIG from the coding sequence TTGCGCGAGCAGAGTGCCAGCACCGGGGAGGCCTCCATTACCACCGATCCTATCTCCGTCCTCGAACTTCGTTCGGCCCAGGCGACGATCGTTCTGCAGCGCCTGCCGGCGACCCTGCTCGCCAATTCGCTTGTCTCGCTCTCCGCCTATACTCTGGCGACATGGCGGGAGGCGGATGGCCGATCGGCCTTTCTCTGGCTCTGCGTCGTGCTCTCCACACTGGTCCTGCGCGCCGTAACGCGCATGGTGCTGCTGCGGCGTGGGCTGGCGGCCCGCAATCCGCTGCTGACGCTTGTCGTTTCGACAATGGGCTCAGGCATCAGCGGCGCCGTCTGGGCCACCCTGCCCTTCATCCTGCCGGAATTTCGCGGCTGGGGTGTTGATGGCGGCATCTACCTGATGGTGCTCGGCACGGCTGCGGGTTCGGTTCTTATGAGCGTCGGCTTCCGGTTCAACGCTCTGGCCTTCGCCATGCCCTGCTTCACCTCTGTGACCATCTCCCTCTTTCTTCAGGGAAGCGCCGTCGGCAGCCTTCTCGGCCTCAACGTCATCGCTTTGACAATCATCCTCGTTCGCGGCTCGCAGATCAGCGAGAATATCTTCCGGGAGAGCATTGAGCGCAAGCGCGAGGCGGCGGCGGTGACGCAATCGCTGCAGGCGGCCAATCATGACATTCTGGAAGCCAATGCGCGGCTGGAAATGCTGGCCAATCGCGATCCGCTGACCGGGCTGGCCAACCGCGCCGCCTTCAACGAGGTGTTGCGGCACGGCATCGCCACCGCAGGCCGGGAGGAGCGTCGGCTGACCCTTCTGGTGATCGATCTCGACCGGTTCAAGCATATCAACGATACGATGGGACATCAGGTCGGCGACGAGCTGCTGATCACCTTCGCCGCCCGTCTGCGCAGCAGCCTGCCCACCGCCAACAGCTTCGTTGCCCGGCTCGGCGGCGATGAATTTGCCGTCATCATCAGCGGCAAGGACCCGATCCTCGAAGGCGCACGCGCGGCCGAAATCATTCTCAACCAGGGCCGGACGCCCTTCCTGCTGCAGGGCCAGACCTGCATGCTGGGCAGTTCGGTCGGGCTCGCCACCTATCCGGACCATGCCGAGACCGCGGAAGAGCTCTTCGTCTCCGCCGACATGGCGCTTTACCGCTCGAAGGATCAGGGGCGTGGCCGCTGGCGCAAATTCGACCCCAAGCTGCGTGCTGCCGCCGAAAGGCAGCGTCAGATCGAGGCGGATATCGTCGCGGCCATTGAGGCCGGCCAGGTGGAAGCCTGGTTCCAGCCGCAGATCAACCTGGAAGACGACGCCGTCATCGGCTTTGAAGCGCTGGTGCGCTGGCATCACCAGAGCCTCGGCTTCATCTCGCCGCCGGAAATCGTCCAGGCGGCTTATGCGATCCATCAGTCCGAGAGGCTGACCGGCGCGATAGCCGATGCGGCCTGCAGGCTGCTGCTGGACCTGCCACGTCTCGGCCTACCGGAGGCAACCGTCGCCATCAATGTCTCGCCGCGCGAATTCGCCCTCTATTCCCTCGCCGAGCTTCTCGATGGCAAGGTGGCGCGCCATGCCATCCGTCCGGAACTCCTGGAGGTGGAAATTACCGAGGAGGCGCTGCTCGACACGGTGATTGCCGGCGAGCAGCTGAAACATCTGGAACAGTCGGGCTTCGCGCTCGCGGTCGACGATTTCGGCGCCGGCCACTCCTCCCTCACCCGCCTGATCGACCTCAAGGTCGACCGGCTGAAGATCGATCGCGGCATCATCACCCAAATTGCCGCATCCGAGCGCAACCAGGCCATCGTCTCCGCCCTGATCCGGCTCGGCGAAGCGCTGAGCGTGGAAATGCTGGCGGAGGGCGTGGAGACCCAGGCGGATGCCGCCACGTTGAAAAGGCTGGGCTGTCGCCAGGGCCAGGGCTATCTCTTTGCCCGGCCGATGCCCCAGAGCCGCATTGCCGGCTGGCTTGCCGAGCGCCAGGAACGCGCGATCCGCAAGACCAGGATCGGCTGA
- a CDS encoding class I SAM-dependent methyltransferase has product MLSLDKRLALKNSTPRTMLSLHHTENCRLLPNRTELLHRLPHGGVVAEIGVAFGDYSQEIMTLNRPSQLHLIDPWDLNRYNEGHERVKEMFAGEIESGRVMLHLGGSTEMLPQFADASFDWVYIDTDHSYENTWNELLLCDAKVKRDGRICGHDFCTGNVIKPVVYGVVQAVNRFCVEYGWQFEYLTVEPDAHFSYCLKRL; this is encoded by the coding sequence ATGCTGTCCCTCGACAAGCGGCTCGCGCTGAAGAACAGCACGCCGCGCACCATGCTGTCGCTGCATCACACGGAAAACTGCCGCCTTCTGCCCAACCGCACCGAGCTTCTGCATCGCCTGCCGCATGGTGGCGTGGTCGCCGAGATCGGCGTCGCCTTCGGCGATTATTCGCAGGAGATCATGACGCTGAACCGCCCCTCCCAGCTGCATTTGATCGATCCCTGGGACCTCAACCGCTACAATGAGGGACATGAGCGGGTGAAGGAGATGTTTGCCGGCGAGATTGAAAGCGGCCGCGTCATGCTGCATCTGGGCGGATCGACGGAGATGCTGCCGCAATTTGCGGATGCCAGCTTCGACTGGGTCTATATCGACACCGATCATTCCTACGAAAACACCTGGAACGAGCTGCTGCTGTGCGACGCAAAGGTGAAGCGCGACGGACGCATTTGCGGCCATGATTTCTGCACCGGCAATGTCATCAAACCGGTCGTCTATGGCGTGGTGCAGGCGGTCAACCGGTTCTGCGTCGAATATGGCTGGCAGTTCGAATATCTGACGGTGGAACCGGACGCGCATTTCTCCTATTGCCTCAAGCGCCTCTGA